Proteins from one Alphaproteobacteria bacterium genomic window:
- the ispG gene encoding flavodoxin-dependent (E)-4-hydroxy-3-methylbut-2-enyl-diphosphate synthase, whose protein sequence is MSVRPYRDIHRRKSRQIHVGKVPVGADAPIAVQTMTNTLTADAAATVEQIRQAEAAGADIVRVSCPDEASTAALKEIVRAVKVPIVADIHFHYKRAIEAAEAGAACLRVNPGNIGGQARVREVVKAARDHGCSMRIGVNAGSLERELLERYGEPCPEALIESALNHAKMLEDEDFREFKISVKASDVFLAVAAYHGLAEACDYPLHLGITEAGALRTGTIKSSIGIGSLLWAGIGDTIRVSLSADPVEEVKVGFDILKSLGLRSRGVNLVSCPSCARQNFNVIPTVDKLEKRLAHITTPLTLSVIGCVVNGPGEARETMIGLTGGGKTSHQVYINGEKHHVLHGSDDEIVDHLVELVEKRAAEIEAEKARTEAERRSAAE, encoded by the coding sequence ATGAGCGTTCGGCCTTATCGCGATATCCATCGGCGCAAAAGCCGCCAGATCCACGTCGGCAAGGTCCCCGTCGGCGCAGATGCGCCGATAGCGGTGCAGACCATGACGAACACGCTGACGGCTGACGCCGCGGCGACGGTCGAGCAAATCCGCCAGGCGGAGGCGGCGGGTGCGGATATCGTGCGCGTATCGTGCCCGGACGAGGCGTCCACTGCAGCCCTCAAGGAGATCGTCCGCGCGGTGAAGGTGCCGATCGTGGCCGACATTCATTTTCACTACAAACGCGCGATTGAGGCGGCCGAGGCGGGGGCCGCTTGTCTGCGGGTCAATCCGGGCAACATCGGCGGCCAGGCGCGTGTGCGGGAGGTGGTCAAAGCCGCACGCGATCACGGATGCTCCATGCGGATCGGCGTGAACGCCGGCAGTCTCGAACGAGAATTGCTCGAGCGCTACGGCGAGCCATGTCCCGAAGCGCTCATCGAAAGTGCGCTCAATCATGCGAAGATGTTGGAGGACGAGGATTTTCGCGAATTCAAGATCAGCGTGAAGGCGTCCGACGTGTTCCTCGCGGTGGCTGCCTACCACGGCCTCGCCGAGGCATGCGACTATCCGCTGCACTTGGGCATCACCGAAGCTGGCGCATTGCGCACCGGCACGATCAAATCCTCGATTGGCATCGGCTCTCTCCTGTGGGCTGGAATCGGCGATACGATCCGCGTCTCCCTCTCCGCCGATCCGGTCGAGGAGGTGAAGGTTGGCTTCGACATTCTCAAATCCCTCGGCTTGCGCTCCCGCGGCGTCAATCTTGTCTCATGCCCATCCTGCGCGCGGCAAAACTTCAACGTGATCCCGACCGTGGACAAGCTCGAGAAACGGCTAGCGCACATCACGACACCCCTGACGCTCTCGGTCATCGGTTGCGTGGTGAACGGGCCGGGCGAAGCGCGGGAGACCATGATCGGCCTCACCGGCGGGGGCAAGACCTCGCATCAGGTCTATATCAACGGCGAGAAGCATCACGTACTTCACGGCTCCGATGACGAGATCGTCGATCATCTCGTCGAGCTCGTCGAAAAGCGGGCTGCCGAGATCGAGGCCGAAAAGGCGAGGACAGAGGCTGAGCGGCGGAGCGCCGCCGAGTAA